In Helianthus annuus cultivar XRQ/B chromosome 8, HanXRQr2.0-SUNRISE, whole genome shotgun sequence, a single genomic region encodes these proteins:
- the LOC110871167 gene encoding protein RESPONSE TO LOW SULFUR 3 — MAEEEEVLRRRNEELERELKRSLEREEKMKMELQKTWERLRVAEDAEERLCSQLGELEAEGVDQARAYRERLVMLMEQLSVAQKIIESASVQRS, encoded by the coding sequence atggcggaggaggaggaggtgttGAGAAGGAGGAACGAGGAACTAGAGAGAGAATTGAAAAGGAGTCTAGAGAGAGAAGAGAAGATGAAGATGGAGCTGCAGAAGACGTGGGAGCGGCTGCGCGTGGCGGAGGACGCGGAGGAGCGTCTGTGTTCTCAGCTGGGAGAGCTTGAAGCTGAGGGTGTGGATCAGGCGCGTGCATACAGAGAGCGTCTGGTAATGTTGATGGAACAGCTTTCGGTTGCTCAGAAGATTATTGAATCGGCTTCTGTTCAGAGATCATGA